The following nucleotide sequence is from Pedobacter sp. PACM 27299.
CGTCAATTCATCAGGAGCAAGGTAATACCAGGCAAGGCCAATAATGACAAATAAAACAGGTACATTAACGAAGAAAATCCAGTGCCATCCCCAATAAGTGGTAATAATCCCACCTAAGGCCAGGCCGCTGCCAGAGCCGATGGCTGCAAATGAACTGAAAATACCGATGGCTTTTGCACGTTCCCGGGTTTCTGTAAAAGTATGAGTTACAATAGAAAAAGCGGAAGGCATAATTAAGGCGGCACCAATTCCCTGTGCGGCACGGAAAAAGGCCAGCATCTCAAAAGAGCTGGAAAGACCTGCGCCCAGAGAGGTCAGCAGAAAAATTGCAGAACCGGCCATGAAAATATTTTTCTTTCCTACAAGGTCTGATAATTTACCCCCGATGATCAAAAATCCCCCGTATAACAACACATAGAGTGTTTGCAACCATTGTACTTTGTCGCTGCTTAGCCCGTAATCAGATTGAATAGATGGGATGGCAAGGTTGACAATGGCTATGTCCAATGCTTCTATAAAAATACCAATAGAAGCAATGGCGAGGATCAGGTTTTTTCTTTGAGTCATAAATGTATTTGGGGAAATTTTCCTTACAAAGGTAGCTTTAGTAACACAGACTAAAAATAAGTTCTGCTTATTTAGAACAAATGATTAATATTTACTAATTTGACAGAACAAATGCATTATTGATCTTAAATATGCCTACTCAAACAGAACAAGTCCGTCAGAACCCTTTGGTTTTAGATGATAAAGATTATGAAATCATGAGATTATTGCAGGAAAATGCAAAGCTCACGATCCGGGAAATCGCGTCTCAAGTACACCTGAGCCCAACTCCAACCCACGAAAGGATCAAAAGAATGGAAAGGGAGGGCGTAATCAGGAAATATGTGGCTTTGCTGGATAACCGGAAAATCAATAAGGGCATCATCGTGATTGTACAGATCTCGTTAAAAGTTCACAATAAGAAAGCAGCACAGGAATTTATAGATGCAGTATTGAACTTCAAAGAAGTGACTGAATGTTACAATATATCTGGTGATTTTGACTTTATGCTCAAGATAGTGACGGAAAGTATGGAAAGTTTTCATTCTTTCTCCATGAACAAGCTTAGTGAAATTCCGGGGATTGCACAAACGAAGAGTATTTTTGTGATGGATACCATTAAAGATACCCATCACTTGTTGTAAAAATACTTTTATTCGTAGTGCAGGGCTTCAATCGGATCTAACCTGGAGGCTTTTAGTGCTGGATAATAACCGAAAAATATGCCGGTTAAAGCGCAGACCAGGAAGGAAATGACGATAGAAGATTGCGAAATGACGGTTGGCCAATTGAGCATAGAAGGGATCACAATGGCTGCGGTAACGCCGAGTAATACGCCAATGATGCCACCGGTGATACTGATCATAACGGCTTCTATTAAAAATTGAAGCAAAATATCCACGCCTCGTGCACCAATAGACATTCTTAGTCCGATTTCACGGGTGCGTTCTGTTACGGATACATACATGATGTTCATAATGCCAATCCCACCAATTAGTAGGGAAATACTGGCAACAGCAGTCAGTAGGGCGGTAAGCATGCTGCTGGTGGAATTCATCATGGTCATTAACTCTGCCTGGGTACGTACCTGAAAATCATTGTCCTGATTGTCGCGAAGGTGATGCGTTTCCCTTAATATTTGGGTGATTTCATCTACAGCCGCATCTGAAGCATCTTCCCTGATCGCGGATGCGTAAATACTTCCAAAATAAATAGTAGATAATATCCTTTTTTGTACAGTCGTATACGGCGCAATGATAATATCGTCCTGATCTTGTCCAAAATTACTGGTTCCTTTAGGCACCAGTACCCCAATGACCTGAAAAGGGATTTTACCGAATCTGATGATTTTTCCAATCGGATCATCCCCGTTAGGAAATAGGTTGTCGACTACCGTTTTACCTAATAAACATACTTTTGCAGAGGCCCTTACATCCTGTTCGGAAAACAGGATGCCGTCTTTAACCTCCACTTTTCTGATTTCCAGGTAATCCGGACTAACGCCCTGTATGCTGGTTGGCCAGTTGTTTGCACCATTGATTGCTTGTCCACTGGAAGAGGCCAATGGAGAAATTAAAGCAATATCCGGTGCTTTTTTTAAAGCTTCTACATCTTTAATGGTCAGGGTTTTAAGGCTGCTGCCCATCATTCTTGCACCTCCAGGTTCGTTGCTGTAGGGTTGTATAGTGATCATATTTGAGCCCATACTGGCCAATGAAGCGTTGATACTTTGTTTGGAGCCCTCGCCGATAGACATCATGGTGATAACAGAAGCTACGCCTATAATGATACCCAGCATGGTGAGCAGCGCGCGTAATTTATTGCGTTGTAATGCCCTTATGGCTAGTTTGATCAGATTTAAGATTTTCATCGGCTTATCATTTAATAATCATCGGAAACTGGCAATTCGCTTAAAGCTGTTTTTGCAGAACGCGGGTTGGGATTGAGGGTGTCTTTTTGTACCCTGCCATCTTTTAACATCACCGTTCGACTGGTAAATGCAGCGATATCTGGCTCGTGCGTTACAAAAATAATGGTTTTGCCATTCTGATTGAGCTCCTGCATCAGCGACATGATTTCATAGGAAGTCCGGGTATCCAGGTTTCCTGTGGCCTCATCGGCCAAAATCATTACAGGTTCATTCACGAGTGCTCTTGCAATCGCCACCCTTTGCTGCTGTCCACCGGAAAGCTGATTGGGTGTATGGTCAAAACGACCATCTAATTTTACCGCCTGCAAGGCTGCAATCGCCCTTTCTTTACGCTCTTTGGTCGAAATAGTTGGATTATATAATAATGGGAGTTCTACATTTTCCAGGGCAGTTGTTCTCGGCAAGAGGTTATAAGCCTGAAAGACGAAACCAATTTTAGTGTTTCTCATCTTGGCCAGTTCATCTCTGCTCAGTTCCTTAACATTTACACCATCTAATATATAGCTGCCTTCTGTCGGTTTATCCAGGCAGCCCAGCATATTGAGTAAAGTGGTTTTTCCAGATCCACTGCTGCCCATGATAGTCAGAAATTCGCCTTTATTCACGTCAAAAGAAACACCTTTTAAGGCACGAACGATTTGATCACCCATAATAAACTCCCGTTTTACGTTCTGGATTTCCAGGATTTTTTGTCCGGTCATCTTTTACCTCCTCTTTTTGGCATAAATGGACTACTGGCTGCGGCAGTAGGGGTACCCGCTGAAGGGCCTGAGGCGCTGGTTACGACTACTTCGTTTTCTGAGAGTCCCGATAATACCTGTACATGCGTATTGTCATTCAAGCCGGTTTTTATTTTCTTTTGAAGGAGTTTATTCCCTGCTAATACCCATACATAAGCAGTAGGATTGGCTACTACATCTCCATCGATCGGTTTTTTAGCTTGGTTTTTTTGATTTCCTTTTCCCTCATTACCATTTCCTTTTTTATGTCCCGGAGCGGGAACAATTTCATATTTTTTGGAAAGTGAAGAGTCTGGATGGAACTTCAAAGCCTGTGCAGAAACAAGTAAAGCATTATTAACTTCTTTCGTGTAGATGATAATATTAGCGGTCATTCCCGGTTTTAACTTTTTATCATCGTTAGGTGCATCGATTAAAGTGGCATAAGTGACCACATTGGCAGAAATGGAAGGCTGCAAGCGGATTTCCTTAACGGTACCATTAAAGGTATCATCAATAAAAGCATCTACAGTAAAGGTGGATCTTTGTCCGGTCCGCACATTCCCTATATCTGCTTCATCTACTTTGGCCTGTACCTGCATTTTCGTGATGTCTTTGGCGATGGTGAAGAGGGTAGGCGTACTAAAACTGGCTGCTACTGTTTGCCCGATGCTCACACTTCTGCTCAATACTACGCCATCAATTGGGGAATAGATCTGTGTGAAGGAAAGGTTTCTTTCGGCTGCCCTTAATTGTGCTTTTACATTATTTACATTGGCTTTTGCTACCTGTAAGGTATTTAAAGCAAGGTCATAATCCGCTTTACTGATAGACCCGGTTTGGAATAATTGCTGCTGCCGGTTGAAATTAGCCTCCTGATAAGTTTGGTTACTCTGTGCCTGTATCAGGTTTGCCTTTGCTTGATCTACAGTAGATTGAATCAATACTTTATCCAGTTCTGCCAGTAGTTCACCCTTTTTAACGGTAGAATTGAAATCAGCATATAATGCGGAAATTGTTCCTGAAACTTGTGTACCTACCGTTACCGTATCCACTGGCTGTACCGTGCCGGTTGCAGTGACACTAGTAGAAATCGGCCCAATAACCGGTTTTTCCGTCGTCAGGTTGATGACTTGCTCTTTAGTCCTTAGAAAGAAATACCAGATACCGAATAACACGATGACAGCGGCAAGGATGAGGAAGATTTTTTTCGGTTTCATGGTTATAGTTTTATAGGTGTTCCAAGGTAGAATTCGTAGATTTTTGCGGCCAGTAAAGCATTGTATTTGGCTTGTATATAAGCTTGCATGGCCTGTACATATAGATTTCTTTGCTGATAAAAGTCGACTATGTTAGCAGCGCCAATCTTTAGTTCCTGATTCGCAATGCGATAAATTTCTGTATTGTACTTTAACTGCTCCGTAGCAGAAAGAAGTTGGTTTTTACTGTTTTGTGCAGAGATGAGTGCTTTTTCCGTCGTTAATGCCAAAGTAGTTCTGGTGTTTTCCAGGCTTAGCCTAGATTGTTCCAGATTGATCCTGGCCTTAGCCACATTGGTTTTATTGAGCCTATTGGTGAAAATGGGTACGGAAAGTGTTAATCCAGCTTGTTGGTTGAAATTGTTATCCAGCTGTTTAAATACATTGTAGTTTGGATCATTGGCGTAATTAGAGCCAATCCCAGCACCTAAGGTCAGAGTAGGTAAGTATCCTGATTTGGCTTTACTCAGATTGAGATCTGAAATTTGGATCCCTAATTCTGCATTTTTTACTTCCGGACGGTTCTTCAGTGCATATTGCTGTACGGTTTCCAAATCAGGGATATTGCTTTCAGCGATCAGCGTATCAGGTTTTACAATATCGAAATCCCTGCTATCCGGAAGTTGAAGCAATTGTTTTAAGGTGATTTTGTCCTGGCGTTCTGCATTTTGTGAGGCGGTCAGGTTGTAATTGTCGGTGGCAAGCTGCGCTTCGAACTGCACCACTTCTTTTTGAGCCGCAGAACCAACTTTAAAGCGATTTCTTGATTGTGCGAGTTGTGCTTCAGAGGTTTTAACCAGGTCTTGATTGTAGACAATACTTTCTTTATCCACCAGAATACTAAGGTAGGCTTGTGTAATTTGTAAAGTAATATCGTTCTCTGTTTCTAAAACGGTTAGTCCGGCAGACTGTACAGAAAGCTCTTTTTGCTTGATGTCTGTCTTTAAATATCCTCCTTTATATAAGGTCCAGGAAGAATTTAACCCATAAGAGCCTGAAGTATTGATCGCATTGCTTCCTGTGGTCTGTGTGACATTATAGTGGTTGAAGGATTGAGAAGCAGTGCTATAAAGATTTGGCAGCAAGGCGGATTTAGCTTGCAGCTGATCTTCTATGGCATTTTTTTTATCAAGGATCAGTCCTCTGATCTGTAGGTTGTTGATTTTTGCGTATTGTAAACAACTGGCGAGGTCCCATACCGGAGGGATCACTTTTAATGCGGAATCCTGGAGGCTGTTTCGATCTTGTCCAAATCCCTTTATACTGGAAATGCCAAGCGCGGAGAAGAGCAGGATTTTTAAAGTAAGTCGTAACATTATGATGCGTTTAAACTGCTAATAACATTCAAATCAACGCTTCTTTATGCGGTTAAAAAAACAGAATAGACGGGGAGGGCAAACACGCCGACGAATGGGTCGAATTCGTCGACGGTAAGATTTGGACTTTCTTTTAGCCTTTAAGTACCTTGGACTATCCAATTTGTACCTAATTCTAAACCAAATGGTTTCTTTAAAAAGCCGTTCCTATATTACCGTGCTATTGCATTTCCTGCTTTGGGGGTTGTTTGCTTTCATTTTGCTTTTTTATCACCCTTTGTCCTGGAATATCCGCCTGCCTTTACAGTTTTGGATTAAACAAGGACTCGTATTGGTGATTCTGATGCTGGTGTTTTACCTAAATAGTGGTGTGCTGGTGCCGCGATTGTTGCTGAAAAATAAGAATATCTTATTCATCGTTATTGTGCTGGCGATTGCTGTGCTTGCCGGCCCTTTGGTGAAAGGCCTTGAAAACATATTAGACCTGCCATTTCTGATGGAAAAGGCTGCTCAAAAGATTGGTATTCCACGTTTGCCAAGAAGAGACGATGGAATAGACCTTTTCTTAGTCATGATGATTTTGCTCATTGTTGGCATCAGCACCAGCCTAACCTTAATTCAGAAATGGCAAACCGATAAGCAATTAAGAGAACTATTAGAAAAGGAAAAGATCAGCTCAGAGCTCTCCTTTTTAAAGGCACAGATCAATCCACATTTCTTTTTCAATACTTTAAACAATATATATGCACTTACCCATGTGGATGTGGAAGCTTCTCGGAAAGCACTCCATAAGTTGTCAAGGATGATGCGCTACCTGCTGTATGAAACACAGCAAGGCAGTACGCCGCTGAGTAAAGAACTTTCCTTTATCAGTGACTATATTGAATTGATGCGCCTTCGTTTGAGTGATAATGTGAAAATATCTTTTGAAAAGTCGGGCCTGCAGGAGGAGCTGATGCTGGCTCCCATGCTCTTTCTTCCTTACATTGAAAACGCATTTAAACATGGGATAAGCATGCTTTCTCCTTCAGAGATTCGCATCACCATGAAAATGAATGGGCCAGTATTAGAGATGATGGTGGAGAACTCCATTTTTAAAGAGCAGCACACCTTGCCGGATGTTTATGGTGGAATTGGATTAACCAACACAAAACGACGTTTGGATTTGTTGTATCCAGGAAAATACACCTTTTCGGCTGCAAAGACTGAATCCGGCAATGCGTTTATCGTTCACTTAACACTAATTCTTGATGGTACTGAAATGTATAGCAGTTGATGATGAACCTCTGGCCCTCGGACTGGTTTGCAGTTTTGTGGAACAAACACCTTTTTTAGAGCTTAAAGGGTGTTTCTCCAGTGGGTTGAAGGCATTGGAAATGGTAAGGGAAGAGGAAATTGACCTCATCTTTCTGGATATTCAGATGCCTGATCTAAATGGAATTCAGGTGGCACGCTTGTTAGATCATCAGCCAGGTGGTTCAGGACCCAGGGTGATTTTTACCACTGCTTTTAATAATTTTGCAATAGATGGCTATAAGGTAGATGCACTCGACTATCTTCTGAAACCTTTTGATTATGAAGAGTTTTTAACCGCAGCAAATAAGGCCAGGAATTATGCGGAAATGAAAACTTCTGTTAAGCACCATGTAGAGCCTGCTGATGCATTTATCTTTCTGAAAGTAGAATACCAGTTGCTGAAGGTCGCAATTAAGGACATTCTCTATATTGAAGGTTTGAAAGATTATGTAAAAATATATCTGGAAAATAATGATAAACCAATACTCAGTTTAACCAGTCTTAAAGATCTGGAGGTTAAGCTTTCTCCTTCCACTTTTATGCGCGTTCACCGTTCCTATATTGTTTCACTGGATAAGATTACTGCGGTCACAAAAAGCACATTATATATCGGAGAACGTATGATCTCACTTTCTGAGCAACATAAGGAAGCCTTCAACTCTTACCTCAAAAAATGGCTTTAAATGTCTATAAAAGTGTTTTCTGGGGCTGTGTTACGTTTGTGTAGTTTTAAAATGACATTCTGAAAGCAATTTACTATTTGTATTCCTTGGAATTATAATCCATGGATGATATTTTTGTGTCTGCCTTTTATGAGGCTGAAATAAATTAAGAAACATGAAGATAGAAGAAGAGTTAAAACATCAATTTCTGACACCCCAGCAGCGGGCTGCCACGAATATCATTTTCACTTCTAACTGGATCCTGAACAAGATTGCAGTTGCGTTAAAACCAACCGGTTTATCGCTGCAACAGTTTAATGTGCTGAGTATTTTACATGGACAGGAGGGACAAACCGCCACTGTCAATCTGATCAAAGATCGTTTGATAGACCGGATGCCCAATGTTTCCAGGTTGCTCAATAAGTTGATGGATAAGGGCTTGATTGTTAAAGAGCGCAACTTGTCGGATCAACGTGTGGTGTATGTGACGCTGAGCCCTGAAGGGCTAAAGCTAAAAATGGCAGCCAGAGCGATTATCGATCAGGGGGTGCTCGACCTCAATAGTGAAGATGCTGATCTGCTGAATGACTTATTGGAAAAATTAAGAAAATAAAATTGTAAAGAAAATGGCTATGAACAAAGTAATTCTTTTGAACGCAAGACCGGTAGGAAAACCAGTCATGAGTGATTTTAAATTTATAGAAGAAGCGATGCCTGTGGCCAGTGATGGGCAGCTGCTGTTGAAAACCAAATATGTTTCTGTAGATCCGTATTTAAGGGGCAGAATGAATGACTCGGAATCTTATGTTCCACCATTTGAGCTAAATAAACCGATATCATCAGGCATAGTTGCAGAAGTAATAGAAAGTAAATTGACAGGTTTTGAAAATGGAGACTTTGTTTCCGGAAACCTGGAATGGAAAGAATATCAAAGCCATACTGGCCAGGGATTGATCAAAGTTGATCCTAAAGCAGCAGATCTAAGTGCTTATTTAGGGGTCCTTGGAATGACTGGTTTGACGGCTTATTGTGGTTTGTTAGAAATAGGAAAACCAAAAGCAGGGGAAACTATCGTTGTTTCGGGCGCTGCCGGTGCTGTTGGAACGGTGGTTGGTCAAATTGGTAAGATTTTAGGCTGTAGGGTAGTAGGAATTGCAGGTACCGATGAAAAGGTTGCCATGCTGAAATCTAAGTTGCATTTTGATGAAGCCATCAATTATAAAACCACTACAGACATGACTGCAGCTGTAAAAGCCGCTTGCCCGAATGGAGTAGATGTATATTTTGATAATGTTGGTGGGGCAATCTCTGACGCAGTATTGGCAAATCTGAACAGGTATGCCCGTATCCCGGTTTGTGGTGCCATATCACTGTATAATAATACGACAAAAGATGTTGGTCCTCGTATCCAAACCACGATGGTGATCAAAAGTGCTTTGATGCAGGGCTTTATCGTATCTGTATTTGCGGATAAATTCCCGGAAGCGATCGCGCAGATGAGTAGCTGGCTGAAAGAAGGTAAATTGACTTACACAGAAACAATAGTGGAAGGCTTTGACCAGATTCCTCAAGCTTTTATGGACCTTTTTGAAGGTAAGAATGAAGGTAAAATGATCGTTAAGATTTAATCTGATGATCTGTTATAATTAAAAGAATACTGTATTAGAGGAGCACTGATTTGAAGGCTCTGGTTAATAGTTTAATGATAAAATAATCAAATTGAGATGTTAAATTTTGAATTCAAAAACCCAACCAAAATCATTTTTGGAAAAGGAGAGATAAAAAAGATAAGTAAAGAAATTCCTACAGGTGCTAAAGTATTGGTGCTTTATGGCGGAGGAAGTATCAAAACCAATGGCGTATACGATCAGGTGATCGATGCACTAAAAGGCTTTGAAGTATTGGAGTTCTCAGGAATTCCAGCAAATCCAGAGTATGAGGTTTTGATGCAGGCACTAAAAGTGATCAAAGATGAAAAGATTACTTATATGCTGGCAGTAGGTGGTGGTTCTGTAATAGATGGTGTAAAATTCCTTTCAGCAGCAGCGTTATACGATGGTGATATGCCATGGGATATCCTGACGCAAAATATCAGAACAGAGAAAGGTTTGCCTTTTGCTTCGGTATTGACTTTACCAGCTACAGGATCAGAAATGAACTCTGGTGCAGTAATTACACGTAAGGAAACTCAGGAAAAACTAGCTATGGGCGGCCCTGGTTTATTTCCGGAATTTTCAATTCTTGATCCTGAAGTGATCAAATCTATTCCTAAACGCCAATTGGTAAATGGAGTAACTGATGCTTTTACGCATGTTTTAGAGCAGTATATGACCTATCCTGCAGGTGCACATCTACAGGATCGCTTTGCAGAAAGTATTTTGCAAACCTTGATTGAAGTAGGTCCAAAGGTGATTGAGAATCCGGAAGACTATGAATCTGCAGCCAACTTTATGTGGAGCTGTACGATGGCCTTAAACGGATTGATTCAAAAAGGTGTGCCCACCGATTGGGCTGTCCATGCAATGGGGCATGAGCTGACTGCCTTATTCGGTATTGATCATGCGAGAACACTGGCGATCATTGCGCCAAGTCATTACCGTTATAATTTCGAAGCTAAGAAAGAAAAACTGGCGCAATATGGTCAGCGTGTTTGGGGAATTACCACTGGTAGTATCGATGATATCGCCAACGCAGCCATAGCCAGAACTGAAGACTTCTTCCATTCCATGGAGATTGAAACGACACTTTCTGAGTATACGGATGATTTCGAAGGAACCGCACAAAAGATTTCGAAACGTTTTACAGAAAGAGGTTGGTTAGGATTGGGTGAACATAAAACCCTTTCTCCATCTGATGTAGAGAAGATCGTAGAAATGAGTTATTAAATCGTAACTCAGTATGATATTGTAGCCCCGGTTCTATCCGGGGCTTTTTTTATGCAAGAAATTTGGCAATTCATCTTTCTAAAAAAGCTTTAAATGCGGGATTCAGAAATAATTCAGGATATTTGCCAGCAGCCTTTTTCTGAAGATTTCCAGGAAAATAAAAAAGCATAAATATGAATCTGTTATTAGTTGAGGATGATCTTCGTGTTTCTGAGCTTGTCAAAAGAGGTTTGGAAGAGCATGGGTATCAGGTAACGCTGGCTTATGATGGCCTGATGGGCAAAAAATTAATGATTGCCAATCATTACGACCTGATCATTACTGATATTGTGCTTCCACAGCTAAATGGTATAGAGCTTTGCAGGGAAATTCGGCTGGTATGGTCAGAACTCCCTATCATCATGTTAACGGCCCTGGGAACTACAGAGGATAAACTGGATGGATTTGATGCCGGTGCAAATGACTACCTGGTGAAGCCTTTTGATTTTCGGGAACTTCATGCCCGTATTAAAGTACTGCTGAGCCGCAATGTTGGCGTTTTGCAGGCCCCAATAATCAAATTACTAAAATATGCAGATCTGGAAATGAACCTGCAAACGAATGTCGTGTGCCGGATGGGAGAGGAAATTAACCTGACACCTA
It contains:
- a CDS encoding Lrp/AsnC family transcriptional regulator, which gives rise to MPTQTEQVRQNPLVLDDKDYEIMRLLQENAKLTIREIASQVHLSPTPTHERIKRMEREGVIRKYVALLDNRKINKGIIVIVQISLKVHNKKAAQEFIDAVLNFKEVTECYNISGDFDFMLKIVTESMESFHSFSMNKLSEIPGIAQTKSIFVMDTIKDTHHLL
- a CDS encoding efflux RND transporter periplasmic adaptor subunit, whose amino-acid sequence is MKPKKIFLILAAVIVLFGIWYFFLRTKEQVINLTTEKPVIGPISTSVTATGTVQPVDTVTVGTQVSGTISALYADFNSTVKKGELLAELDKVLIQSTVDQAKANLIQAQSNQTYQEANFNRQQQLFQTGSISKADYDLALNTLQVAKANVNNVKAQLRAAERNLSFTQIYSPIDGVVLSRSVSIGQTVAASFSTPTLFTIAKDITKMQVQAKVDEADIGNVRTGQRSTFTVDAFIDDTFNGTVKEIRLQPSISANVVTYATLIDAPNDDKKLKPGMTANIIIYTKEVNNALLVSAQALKFHPDSSLSKKYEIVPAPGHKKGNGNEGKGNQKNQAKKPIDGDVVANPTAYVWVLAGNKLLQKKIKTGLNDNTHVQVLSGLSENEVVVTSASGPSAGTPTAAASSPFMPKRGGKR
- a CDS encoding sensor histidine kinase: MVSLKSRSYITVLLHFLLWGLFAFILLFYHPLSWNIRLPLQFWIKQGLVLVILMLVFYLNSGVLVPRLLLKNKNILFIVIVLAIAVLAGPLVKGLENILDLPFLMEKAAQKIGIPRLPRRDDGIDLFLVMMILLIVGISTSLTLIQKWQTDKQLRELLEKEKISSELSFLKAQINPHFFFNTLNNIYALTHVDVEASRKALHKLSRMMRYLLYETQQGSTPLSKELSFISDYIELMRLRLSDNVKISFEKSGLQEELMLAPMLFLPYIENAFKHGISMLSPSEIRITMKMNGPVLEMMVENSIFKEQHTLPDVYGGIGLTNTKRRLDLLYPGKYTFSAAKTESGNAFIVHLTLILDGTEMYSS
- a CDS encoding iron-containing alcohol dehydrogenase, yielding MLNFEFKNPTKIIFGKGEIKKISKEIPTGAKVLVLYGGGSIKTNGVYDQVIDALKGFEVLEFSGIPANPEYEVLMQALKVIKDEKITYMLAVGGGSVIDGVKFLSAAALYDGDMPWDILTQNIRTEKGLPFASVLTLPATGSEMNSGAVITRKETQEKLAMGGPGLFPEFSILDPEVIKSIPKRQLVNGVTDAFTHVLEQYMTYPAGAHLQDRFAESILQTLIEVGPKVIENPEDYESAANFMWSCTMALNGLIQKGVPTDWAVHAMGHELTALFGIDHARTLAIIAPSHYRYNFEAKKEKLAQYGQRVWGITTGSIDDIANAAIARTEDFFHSMEIETTLSEYTDDFEGTAQKISKRFTERGWLGLGEHKTLSPSDVEKIVEMSY
- a CDS encoding ABC transporter permease → MKILNLIKLAIRALQRNKLRALLTMLGIIIGVASVITMMSIGEGSKQSINASLASMGSNMITIQPYSNEPGGARMMGSSLKTLTIKDVEALKKAPDIALISPLASSSGQAINGANNWPTSIQGVSPDYLEIRKVEVKDGILFSEQDVRASAKVCLLGKTVVDNLFPNGDDPIGKIIRFGKIPFQVIGVLVPKGTSNFGQDQDDIIIAPYTTVQKRILSTIYFGSIYASAIREDASDAAVDEITQILRETHHLRDNQDNDFQVRTQAELMTMMNSTSSMLTALLTAVASISLLIGGIGIMNIMYVSVTERTREIGLRMSIGARGVDILLQFLIEAVMISITGGIIGVLLGVTAAIVIPSMLNWPTVISQSSIVISFLVCALTGIFFGYYPALKASRLDPIEALHYE
- a CDS encoding LytR/AlgR family response regulator transcription factor, coding for MVLKCIAVDDEPLALGLVCSFVEQTPFLELKGCFSSGLKALEMVREEEIDLIFLDIQMPDLNGIQVARLLDHQPGGSGPRVIFTTAFNNFAIDGYKVDALDYLLKPFDYEEFLTAANKARNYAEMKTSVKHHVEPADAFIFLKVEYQLLKVAIKDILYIEGLKDYVKIYLENNDKPILSLTSLKDLEVKLSPSTFMRVHRSYIVSLDKITAVTKSTLYIGERMISLSEQHKEAFNSYLKKWL
- a CDS encoding MarR family winged helix-turn-helix transcriptional regulator is translated as MKIEEELKHQFLTPQQRAATNIIFTSNWILNKIAVALKPTGLSLQQFNVLSILHGQEGQTATVNLIKDRLIDRMPNVSRLLNKLMDKGLIVKERNLSDQRVVYVTLSPEGLKLKMAARAIIDQGVLDLNSEDADLLNDLLEKLRK
- a CDS encoding response regulator transcription factor — protein: MNLLLVEDDLRVSELVKRGLEEHGYQVTLAYDGLMGKKLMIANHYDLIITDIVLPQLNGIELCREIRLVWSELPIIMLTALGTTEDKLDGFDAGANDYLVKPFDFRELHARIKVLLSRNVGVLQAPIIKLLKYADLEMNLQTNVVCRMGEEINLTPKEFKLLEYMLRNKERILTRTEIAEKVWDTHFDTGTNFIDVYMNYLRKKIDKNFENKLIHTKTGMGFIFKEI
- a CDS encoding NADP-dependent oxidoreductase; the encoded protein is MAMNKVILLNARPVGKPVMSDFKFIEEAMPVASDGQLLLKTKYVSVDPYLRGRMNDSESYVPPFELNKPISSGIVAEVIESKLTGFENGDFVSGNLEWKEYQSHTGQGLIKVDPKAADLSAYLGVLGMTGLTAYCGLLEIGKPKAGETIVVSGAAGAVGTVVGQIGKILGCRVVGIAGTDEKVAMLKSKLHFDEAINYKTTTDMTAAVKAACPNGVDVYFDNVGGAISDAVLANLNRYARIPVCGAISLYNNTTKDVGPRIQTTMVIKSALMQGFIVSVFADKFPEAIAQMSSWLKEGKLTYTETIVEGFDQIPQAFMDLFEGKNEGKMIVKI
- a CDS encoding ABC transporter ATP-binding protein, with translation MTGQKILEIQNVKREFIMGDQIVRALKGVSFDVNKGEFLTIMGSSGSGKTTLLNMLGCLDKPTEGSYILDGVNVKELSRDELAKMRNTKIGFVFQAYNLLPRTTALENVELPLLYNPTISTKERKERAIAALQAVKLDGRFDHTPNQLSGGQQQRVAIARALVNEPVMILADEATGNLDTRTSYEIMSLMQELNQNGKTIIFVTHEPDIAAFTSRTVMLKDGRVQKDTLNPNPRSAKTALSELPVSDDY
- a CDS encoding TolC family protein produces the protein MLRLTLKILLFSALGISSIKGFGQDRNSLQDSALKVIPPVWDLASCLQYAKINNLQIRGLILDKKNAIEDQLQAKSALLPNLYSTASQSFNHYNVTQTTGSNAINTSGSYGLNSSWTLYKGGYLKTDIKQKELSVQSAGLTVLETENDITLQITQAYLSILVDKESIVYNQDLVKTSEAQLAQSRNRFKVGSAAQKEVVQFEAQLATDNYNLTASQNAERQDKITLKQLLQLPDSRDFDIVKPDTLIAESNIPDLETVQQYALKNRPEVKNAELGIQISDLNLSKAKSGYLPTLTLGAGIGSNYANDPNYNVFKQLDNNFNQQAGLTLSVPIFTNRLNKTNVAKARINLEQSRLSLENTRTTLALTTEKALISAQNSKNQLLSATEQLKYNTEIYRIANQELKIGAANIVDFYQQRNLYVQAMQAYIQAKYNALLAAKIYEFYLGTPIKL